The Candidatus Poribacteria bacterium sequence CGCGCGTAGGATTTTCACCGCCTGCCATATTTTTCCCGACGAGGCTTCAATTGGGTGAGATATGGGAAACACACGCGGAAACGGAAGTCAGTATAGTCGGAGCCGTTACGGTCTCCAGTGAGAACGAAGTTGTCGCTGTTGAGAATGTTGTCACACCAGCGGGGACCTTTGAAGATTGCTTAAAAATTCGAGTACGCACAAAAATCGATGCCGCTTTAGGAATAAATCGCTCTACCTCCTACCAGTGGCTCGCACCCGATCACGGACCTGTTAAATTTGAAACCGATCAGGATATTGTTTTTGAATTGGTCGACTCAAATCTGCTCGCGACCGAGAGAGCTTGTGACGTGAATGCCGATGGCACGATTAATATTTTGGACCTTGTCTTTGTAGCTTCTCGCTTTGGACAGACGGATCCGAGTGCCGATGTAAACGCCGATGGCACGATTAATATTCTTGATTTGACGCATATTGCTCAGAAGTTTGGGAATTAAGAACTTCACAAGATTAGATTGAGTGCTGTTTCATTTCGCCTGCACTGAGCGTTATTGTATCCCAGACATCCGCTGCCCCGGTTTGCAATCGCCATGAAAATGTCAGCGGCGTGTCACCGCCATTGTAGAAGACGACTTCTGCGCGCTTTTCTGTTCCAAGAAGAGGTCGCACTAAAGAGAGAAGCGTCGGTGGATGGCTGTGGCTATCCCCGTGTTGAACCTCCAGCAGCTGTGCGACTTCACTTTGGACTTCGCGCGTGCCGAGAAGCAAAGGACCGTAGCACGCTGTGACCGCGCCTTGTCCCCAGTTCCGTCCATGTCCCGCTGCAACCGAGCACACCGCGCCACCCATATCGGCGTGTTCCCTTCCACCGCGTAGCACACGCCTCGCAATATTTAAGCGCGTCGCAGCATTTCGCAACGCCCGCATCGCGTAACCGATTTCACCTGTTACTTGATAGGCGAGCGTTAGCGTGGCAGTTGAGGGTTCTTGAATCGGTTTCACGGATCCATTGTCCGACCATTCACCCCAATACGCCATATCCGCCCGTTTACCGACACCCGGTTCCCGACGACACACCTCCTGCGGGAAGATCAACGCCAACAGTTCTGGGGATTCGTCAGGAAGTTCCGCTAATCCGGCACGGATCTGTTCATCAAATCCAGTATCCTCAAAAGTCCAACGGTAGTAGCTGAGTGCTGCTGCCGCGGGATCATTAAACGGGTCGCTCAACGATGTCACTAACGGTTCTACAATCCGCTGTGCCGCCGTTTTGAAAATCTCTTCTCCAGAGAGTCGATACAGGTCACCCAATGCGTAGATGGCACCAGACGCCAACAATACCTCAATACCCACCAGTGGGTCACCTGGGATGTGGTGCGTACTTGCCACGAGTCGATGTAGATTCTTCTCGTTGACCGCGGCTTCGTCAAGACCTTCTCCATCAAGCGTCCAAACCATCGGCATCGGGGTCGGTGCCGCAACGAGCCGTTCGGCGCGTTTTCTTCCATACCGCAACGCCCACGCCAGATAGCGTTCTTCACCCGTCACACGATACGCCGCAATCGCGATATGAATGAATCGGAAGTGTTCCGCCAGTTCATACGTGTCCTTTTCATCGTTTGTCACATCTCGGCTGCCGATGTTGTACCCGATAAACGTATCGCGGTCATAATCATACCAAGGTGGGATCTCTGGGACCCAATTTCCGATATGTTCTGCCGCATCTGTCAAGAGCGATGTCGCTTCCGGATCTTCTGGCACCAGACCGATGTAACGCGGCAGGAACAGAAGGAAAGGCTCCGGTCCGTGATGTGCCTCTGCCTTCGGTTCATAGCCGTGAACGCAATCACGTTTCACCCAACCGAGCAGTGCCGCCTTCAGTGCCTCGAAGTGCTGTAGGACGGTCGTATCACCCGTGATTAAATAGTGCGGAAACCACGCGAGCGCATAGTTCGCCTCGTCCTCGCCGCCATCGTTCGGACCCGGTGGATCGAGCAGCATGCTCTGTTTCAGCCAGCGTCCCATTTCATTTCTGAGTGTGGTATACGCCTCGTAGCATTCATGGATAGTCTGGTTCATCGTTAGCTCCTATAGCAGCGACTTCACAAATTCGATACTCCGTTTTGCGATTGTCTGCGGATCCGGGTTGAAGTCGAAAACCTCTGTTGAAACGTAGCCACCGTAATTAATCTCTTTTAACGCTTCAATGATGGGTGGATAATCTACGTTGCCAGAACCCGGTAGATAGCCGTTGTCGTCATTAGAATGGAAATGTGCGACGTGTGGCGCGTGGTTGCGGAGCTGCGTCGGCATGTCCAGCCCCTCTTTCGCAGTGCTACACACATCCAGAATCATCTGGAAATTCGGATGATTGACATCCTTCACCATTTCAGCTGCTTTGTCGGGATTCGTGATGAAGTTCGTCTGGTCGCTTGACAACGGTTCCATGCATAACATCACATCCCTTTCGCCTGCCAGTTCAGCACCCTCTGAAAAAGTTGACCGTGCGTATTCCCACGCTTCTTCAAACGAGAGCGGTTCCATCACGTTTCGTTGCTGTGGTGAACCGATGACCATCACTTTTCCATCTAAGTCGGCGCATAGATGAATAAGTGCGAGGAAATAATCCCGTGTTTCTTTCCGAATATCCGCGTCTGGGTGGTTAATATACAGACCAGGCGGTGAGACGAGTAGCCAGTGAAGTCCCGCAATCTCTATCTTCACACTTTCTGCTGCCTTACGGATACGGGTCCGTTCGGTCTCGCTGATATCTAAAACCGAATCGGCTAAAGTGAATGGTGCGATCTCGACCGCCTCATAACCGAGTTCGGCGGAATAGGTGAAAACATCTTCGATTTTCCAATTTTCAAACATTTCGTTGCATATTGCAATTTTCATTTTTTAATTATTCCTTGCAGGTAAATGACGTAGATTTGAACTTCAATGTGCCATTCTCGAAATCGCTCTCCATTTCATGTCGAGCGAAGTTTTTGGTGTTTCGAACTTCCCTATTCTAAAGGAGTTATGCTTTTTTGTCAAACTTTGCCTCAAAAACGCCGCACCAATTCCATGCTCCAAAATCGCGGTTCATTGACAAAACCCGTTAGATTGTTGAAGTCAATACCACCCGTCGGAGACGTATCGTTGAGAATATTGCGCCCTATAAGTGCCACCTCTATGTCGTTTGGGAATAGATAGGCAAGTCGGACACCGCCCTCTAAGAGCCAATTATCGGCAAATTCCACCGATTCATAGAGAAAAAACCGCACTCGGCTGCGATATGCCCAGTCCGTGGATGCGATCAGACGCGCGCCTCCTCGAAGAGGGAGCATGTAGCGCAGGGATACATCTGCAATCCAACCCGGCGCCTGCGGTAGACTGTTGCCGTTGATAGAAAAAGTCCCTTGAGCAGACGCGCGCGGATCAAGCACTATACATGGGGCACCACAGCCTTGTATCGCTAAATTTGGATCGTCAATGCGCGTTTGGTTATAACTCAGTCCCGCTGCAATCTCCAGCGTTGTGACGGGTAAGAAGGTCAATTCTGCTTCGATACCCCGTCCAATCGTGCTGTCAGCGTTCACCAACCGGTTAAAATTAGCCGCTCCACCCACCGCAGTCAGTTGCTGATCTTGCATAAAGTAGTGAAACGCCGCCAGATTCAGGTGCAACCGTTGTTCCCATAAGCGTAACTTCGTGCCACCTTCAAAGGAAAGGATGGTCTCTGTATCCGCCACCGTAACCATGTCGCCGAATAGCAAACGTCCTTGGATACTCGGTGCCCGAAACCCGCGCGCCGCACGCAAATACGTCTGTACGCCCGGGGCTGCTTGATAGCGCAGACTCAGATCCCCACTCCACACCGTATCTTGAGGATTCTCGTGGATGGGACCAAGCGGTCCCGCCTCCGTAACAGCGGGGGCGGTTTCTCGCCACGCTGTGTAGTTCTTCACATCGTCTGACAGTCGGATACCAGCACCCAGTTCCAGATCGTCGAGGCATTGGAAAGTCAATGCCGCAAATACTGCCCGTGCTGTAGCTTCTTGTTCTTGACGGACCTTTCCGTCCAAGGTGCCACCCGCCAAGGTATCGTAGTTGAAATCCTCCATCTCCACGAACTCACGGAAATAGTACACCCCGAACTGATAGACGAGACGACGCGCTGCCGGACTCATCAAACGGATCTCTTGGCTAAACTGGTGATGCGCCGGAATACCGGAGGCGGTTTCAGAAGGGAAGGGAATCTCACCGGGACCACTCGGTGGACTGAACACAGCACCGTACCCACCATCAATGTCTCCACGTGAGAAGTTAGTGAGTTGGTCCGCTCCGGTTAAGGAAACCAGTTGGAAGTCTCCAATATCATAGCGGACTTCAACTGCCAAACCCCGCATGCTTAACGTCTGTTCGTTCGGTCCGTCGTGAGCGATGCGGTCGCGGTCAAAATCTGGTATCAGACCTTCCGCTCCCTGCCTCAAAATATTGGCGCGGAAAAGGCGGGCAGTGCCATTGAGATCGCGGGCGTGTAACTTCAGCCATGCTTCCAGTTCCGGCATAGGGGTCCATAACAATTGGAAACGTCCAGCCAAATCACGGTGTCCCCCTAAGGCATCTTCTTCTCCCGTGTGCTCGTTATCTACCCAATCGTCCCGCCACTGTGCAAGTAGTGAAAGCCGAGTTGAAAGCACAGACGAAACGAGCGGACCCGACACAGCTCCTTCAAAATTACTGCTATTGAATCGTCCGTAACTTAACCGCCCGTACCCATCCAGTGTCTGCGTAGGACGTGCCGATTCAAACTTCACGATACCCGCAGGCGTATTGCGTCCAAACAGGGTCCCTTGTGGTCCCCGCAGCACCTCAATCCGATCTAAATCAAAGGCAGGAAATCCTTTCAACAGAGCGTTTTCGAGCACAACGCCGTCGTGGAGGACTGAAACTGGCTGTGATGCGTTCAGGTCAAAGTCCGTATTCCCAAGTCCGCGGATATAAAAGCGTGGAAAGATACGTCCGAATGATGATTCTATCTGTAAACTCGGGGTTCTGTTCGACAAAAAACGGACATCCATCCCTGACGCACGTAAGGTGTTGGACTTCTCTCCCTGAATGCTCGAAACCGAAAGCGGCACCTCAAAAGATCGCTGCTCGCGCTTACGAGCCGTAACCACGACCTCTTCCATCTTAACAACTTCTTCGACTTCCGCATTGGCACCAGCTATTAGAGATATAGACAATATCGCTAAAACAACCAAAGCACAAAACTGTATACTATATTTCATAGTGTCCCTCAAAAATAAAATGTAAAGAATTGCGGATAAATCAATGATGTGATAGTAGAAAACACAAATCTAATGAACAATATTCAAACATACTCAGTAAGAAAAATCAACCGATGTTTGATACAGCAAATATTCCTTGACATTCGATCTCGTGTTCGTATAATAACCAGATAGCACTACATTGCAAATTTCAGATTCTGGAGATGAACGATGGCGAAAATACGGATGGCACAATACGGAACCAAACATGGACACGCACGCGGGAAACTACAGGCGATGCTTGTCAATCCTGATGTCGAGGTCGCAGGTATATTTGAACCCGACACGGAACAACGCGAAAAACTTCAAGCCGGCGAAGGAGCGTTTGCCGATGTTCACTGGTTTGAAGATGCGGCAGAAATGTTGGACGACGCGACTATTGTTGCGGTTGCTTCTGAAGGCAACAACGCTGAAAGTTTGGATCAGACCGAGCAGATTGTAAACGCTGGCAAACACGTCTGGTACGACAAGCCCGCTGGTGAAAACTGGGAGCAGTGGCAGCGCGTCATCAACACCGCCCAAGAGAAATCCTTACACGTCCAGATGGGCTATATGTTGCGGTATCACTCCGCCTTTAAACAGGTCGCAGAGTGGGTTAAATCTGGCTTTTTAGGGGATGTTTTTTCCGTTCGCGCACACATGTCAACCAATATTCCGCATGCGTCACGTGCGCGTATCAGCCAACACGTCGGCGGTATCTTTTTTGATTTGGGTGGGCATGTACTCGACCAAGTGCTTTGGCTCCTCGGGCGACCAGAGCAAGTGACCGCTTTCCTCCGAAACGATGGCGGTTCGCTCGAACCTTTCAAGGATAATACCCTAACTGTCTATGAATTTGAGAAAGCGATGGCATTCATCTCTATTTCCGCTTTGGAACCGAGACCCGTTGCGCGTCGATTTGAAGTCTATGGGAGCAACGGGAGTGCTATCATCGTTGAACCTTTTGA is a genomic window containing:
- a CDS encoding Gfo/Idh/MocA family oxidoreductase, with protein sequence MAKIRMAQYGTKHGHARGKLQAMLVNPDVEVAGIFEPDTEQREKLQAGEGAFADVHWFEDAAEMLDDATIVAVASEGNNAESLDQTEQIVNAGKHVWYDKPAGENWEQWQRVINTAQEKSLHVQMGYMLRYHSAFKQVAEWVKSGFLGDVFSVRAHMSTNIPHASRARISQHVGGIFFDLGGHVLDQVLWLLGRPEQVTAFLRNDGGSLEPFKDNTLTVYEFEKAMAFISISALEPRPVARRFEVYGSNGSAIIVEPFEPGLTIRLCLEEAKDGYSQGEQIVEIDGESRQRTYELELDAFLATLAGTQPPDRPVSHELLVQETLLRATGVISS
- a CDS encoding TonB-dependent receptor; this encodes MKYSIQFCALVVLAILSISLIAGANAEVEEVVKMEEVVVTARKREQRSFEVPLSVSSIQGEKSNTLRASGMDVRFLSNRTPSLQIESSFGRIFPRFYIRGLGNTDFDLNASQPVSVLHDGVVLENALLKGFPAFDLDRIEVLRGPQGTLFGRNTPAGIVKFESARPTQTLDGYGRLSYGRFNSSNFEGAVSGPLVSSVLSTRLSLLAQWRDDWVDNEHTGEEDALGGHRDLAGRFQLLWTPMPELEAWLKLHARDLNGTARLFRANILRQGAEGLIPDFDRDRIAHDGPNEQTLSMRGLAVEVRYDIGDFQLVSLTGADQLTNFSRGDIDGGYGAVFSPPSGPGEIPFPSETASGIPAHHQFSQEIRLMSPAARRLVYQFGVYYFREFVEMEDFNYDTLAGGTLDGKVRQEQEATARAVFAALTFQCLDDLELGAGIRLSDDVKNYTAWRETAPAVTEAGPLGPIHENPQDTVWSGDLSLRYQAAPGVQTYLRAARGFRAPSIQGRLLFGDMVTVADTETILSFEGGTKLRLWEQRLHLNLAAFHYFMQDQQLTAVGGAANFNRLVNADSTIGRGIEAELTFLPVTTLEIAAGLSYNQTRIDDPNLAIQGCGAPCIVLDPRASAQGTFSINGNSLPQAPGWIADVSLRYMLPLRGGARLIASTDWAYRSRVRFFLYESVEFADNWLLEGGVRLAYLFPNDIEVALIGRNILNDTSPTGGIDFNNLTGFVNEPRFWSMELVRRF
- a CDS encoding sugar phosphate isomerase/epimerase, whose product is MKIAICNEMFENWKIEDVFTYSAELGYEAVEIAPFTLADSVLDISETERTRIRKAAESVKIEIAGLHWLLVSPPGLYINHPDADIRKETRDYFLALIHLCADLDGKVMVIGSPQQRNVMEPLSFEEAWEYARSTFSEGAELAGERDVMLCMEPLSSDQTNFITNPDKAAEMVKDVNHPNFQMILDVCSTAKEGLDMPTQLRNHAPHVAHFHSNDDNGYLPGSGNVDYPPIIEALKEINYGGYVSTEVFDFNPDPQTIAKRSIEFVKSLL